In the Malania oleifera isolate guangnan ecotype guangnan chromosome 1, ASM2987363v1, whole genome shotgun sequence genome, one interval contains:
- the LOC131153451 gene encoding uncharacterized protein At4g38062 isoform X1 has translation MDRVYRELDEAKVENEKLKAEYRIKAELSESLKKAHNEELAKIQRLSLKIDKQAEELNEKAEEISSFRQMCEELKCNLNEKDGIIRSLSSANEKLRVDCTQKLKKSEQENKEMAMALDEANGKNIDQEQKIRAFKDEIESLKEILSVSQRKRSEAEEKARVPKELRQRDDMLLKLERESRKVEDQLKWKKEQFKHLEDAHEKLRGQFCTSKKEWDLEKSSLLDDLCSLQTSLDSQTRISEDLQNRLKMCNQALAHEESRRKHLEFQLSEYKMRFENVFSECQEAKLKMEDLTIQRDREIAALRTSLDTKRTLYKEMDYKAGKLEQENQELRVSLKEFQEAKIHEAGTSSSLGKLRGKLKNLEQMHRSCSANLRAKEEEWRSQMERLIMDLNDCRSELEGKDMAIKELKLELEGCHSSIMQLKLLNEENSVMLLVLKSAFAEAKSMLDNEKAEMDLHNKEKQENISHLMKELEMKNAALLRAQLAIEEEHEKAASLLRRADSLDLIEQQQFVMQKELERHKEMLEESSMYQLRLKDQALQMESDFREKLREVCDALDAANSELAEKICDGSEAEFELQVWKSIAERLKVDLEGNHEKRREIELSLLAQVEVEETLKQEKDSLICELEERGRRIDSLQQQIGSLDQELEKMRAETEAVKSKQVNAEAKDKTLEKHQEEFERLEELVRIKLEDVEKTFQYEKGHLLQLVEEKDQKIDNLQQLVQSFERNSDSLNLSFSSQLAQKQAEIDLIHKAWQKIATDEVLKAQELQETKLMIVELENNISDLCQKLELQEKSLSCSKREAQEMKADLEAKQLEVKIFTDQLENKLRATDASLNKLGDEKVKLLDNITKLSSERESLLSFVGDLWGKIGRYSSEDMQLMRMLESIVQTLSGNEMDVDLNGGDELFFNSIKENVSADFSPAVKKFEVIPNERSPFRELND, from the coding sequence ATGGACAGAGTTTATAGAGAGTTAGATGAAGCTAAAGTTGAGAATGAGAAGCTCAAGGCAGAATATCGTATAAAAGCAGAATTATCTGAGAGCTTGAAGAAGGCCCACAATGAGGAACTAGCTAAAATTCAAAGATTGAGTTTGAAAATTGATAAGCAGGCTGAAGAGCTAAATGAGAAGGCAGAGGAGATTTCTTCGTTCAGGCAAATGTGTGAAGAACTTAAATGCAATTTGAATGAAAAAGATGGTATTATCAGATCTCTGAGTTCTGCAAATGAAAAGCTTCGAGTTGACTGTACtcagaaattaaaaaaatcagAACAGGAAAACAAAGAGATGGCAATGGCTTTAGATGAGGCAAATGGCAAAAACATAGATCAAGAACAAAAGATTCGTGCATTTAAGGATGAGATAGAAAGCCTTAAAGAGATTTTGTCAGTTTCGCAGAGGAAGCGTTCAGAAGCAGAGGAAAAAGCCAGGGTTCCAAAAGAACTAAGACAGAGGGATGATATGTTACTGAAATTAGAGCGGGAAAGCAGGAAAGTTGAAGATCAGCTCAAATGGAAAAAAGAGCAGTTCAAGCACTTAGAAGATGCTCATGAAAAGCTTCGAGGGCAGTTCTGCACAAGTAAGAAAGAGTGGGATCTTGAGAAATCCTCATTGCTTGATGATTTATGTTCTCTCCAAACAAGCTTAGATTCTCAAACCAGAATTTCAGAAGATCTCCAGAACCGCCTAAAGATGTGTAACCAAGCTCTAGCTCATGAAGAAAGTCGAAGAAAGCATTTGGAATTTCAACTTTCAGAATACAAAATGCGCTTTGAGAATGTTTTTTCTGAGTGTCAAGAGGCAAAGTTGAAGATGGAAGACCTGACTATTCAGAGAGACAGAGAAATTGCAGCCTTGAGAACTTCACTGGACACAAAAAGGACTCTTTACAAAGAGATGGATTACAAAGCAGGGAAGCTAGAGCAAGAAAATCAGGAGTTGCGTGTTTCTCTTAAAGAATTTCAGGAAGCTAAGATTCACGAAGCAGGAACTTCGTCTTCTCTGGGAAAGTTGAGAGGCAAGCTCAAAAATTTGGAGCAGATGCACAGAAGCTGTTCGGCAAATctcagagcaaaagaagaagaatggAGATCTCAAATGGAAAGGTTGATAATGGACCTGAATGACTGTAGGTCTGAGCTAGAGGGCAAAGATATGGCCATCAAGGAGCTCAAGTTGGAGTTGGAAGGTTGCCATTCTTCAATTATGCAGTTGAAGTTGCTGAATGAGGAGAACTCTGTAATGTTATTGGTGTTGAAATCTGCATTTGCTGAGGCCAAGTCAATGCTTGATAATGAAAAGGCTGAAATGGATTTGCACAACAAAGAGAAGCAAGAAAATATTTCTCATCTAATGAAGGAGTTGGAGATGAAGAACGCTGCCCTTCTGAGAGCCCAGTTGGCTATTGAAGAAGAACATGAGAAAGCAGCATCATTATTGAGGAGGGCTGATTCGTTGGATCTTATTGAGCAGCAACAGTTTGTCATGCAGAAAGAGCTTGAGAGGCATAAGGAAATGCTTGAGGAATCATCCATGTACCAACTTCGCTTAAAAGATCAAGCCTTGCAGATGGAGAGTGATTTTAGAGAGAAGCTAAGAGAAGTTTGTGATGCCTTAGATGCAGCAAATTCTGAATTAGCTGAAAAGATCTGTGATGGAAGTGAAGCTGAATTTGAGTTGCAGGTATGGAAATCTATTGCAGAACGTTTAAAAGTTGACCTTGAAGGAAACCATGAAAAGCGTAGAGAAATTGAACTTTCTCTTCTTGCACAAGTTGAGGTTGAGGAAACTCTCAAGCAAGAGAAAGATAGTCTTATCTGTGAGTTAGAAGAAAGGGGAAGAAGAATAGATAGTCTTCAGCAACAGATTGGATCATTAGATCAAGAACTAGAAAAAATGAGGGCAGAAACTGAGGCTGTTAAGTCCAAGCAAGTGAACGCAGAAGCAAAGGACAAGACCTTGGAGAAACACCAGGAAGAATTTGAGAGGCTGGAAGAGTTGGTCAGGATAAAACTTGAAGATGTGGAGAAGACCTTTCAGTACGAGAAAGGACATCTTCTCCAACTTGTAGAAGAGAAAGATCAGAAAATAGATAATCTTCAGCAGCTAGTGCAGTCATTTGAACGAAATTCCGACAGTTTGAATCTCTCTTTTTCTTCACAACTTGCACAGAAGCAGGCAGAGATTGATTTGATTCACAAAGCTTGGCAAAAGATTGCAACTGATGAGGTTCTGAAGGCTCAGGAACTTCAAGAGACAAAACTGATGATTGTAGAACTTGAGAACAATATCAGCGATTTATGTCAGAAACTTGAATTGCAGGAGAAATCCTTATCTTGTTCGAAACGGGAAGCACAGGAGATGAAAGCTGATTTGGAAGCAAAACAGTTGGAAGTAAAGATATTCACAGATCAGCTCGAGAACAAGCTGAGAGCTACAGATGCCTCCCTGAACAAACTTGGGGATGAAAAAGTAAAGTTACTAGACAACATCACAAAGCTATCATCTGAAAGGGAGAGCTTGTTGAGTTTTGTTGGAGACCTGTGGGGCAAGATTGGCAGGTATTCTAGTGAAGATATGCAACTGATGAGGATGTTGGAAAGCATAGTGCAGACTTTGAGTGGTAATGAGATGGATGTGGACTTGAATGGGGGGGATGAACTCTTCTTCAACTCCATTAAAGAGAATGTTAGTGCTGACTTTTCTCCAGCAGTGAAGAAATTTGAAGTCATTCCCAATGAAAGATCACCATTTAGAGAGCTCAATGACTAG
- the LOC131153451 gene encoding uncharacterized protein At4g38062 isoform X2, which translates to MLYLHTGACAKKMDRVYRELDEAKVENEKLKAEYRIKAELSESLKKAHNEELAKIQRLSLKIDKQAEELNEKAEEISSFRQMCEELKCNLNEKDGIIRSLSSANEKLRVDCTQKLKKSEQENKEMAMALDEANGKNIDQEQKIRAFKDEIESLKEILSVSQRKRSEAEEKARVPKELRQRDDMLLKLERESRKVEDQLKWKKEQFKHLEDAHEKLRGQFCTSKKEWDLEKSSLLDDLCSLQTSLDSQTRISEDLQNRLKMCNQALAHEESRRKHLEFQLSEYKMRFENVFSECQEAKLKMEDLTIQRDREIAALRTSLDTKRTLYKEMDYKAGKLEQENQELRVSLKEFQEAKIHEAGTSSSLGKLRGKLKNLEQMHRSCSANLRAKEEEWRSQMERLIMDLNDCRSELEGKDMAIKELKLELEGCHSSIMQLKLLNEENSVMLLVLKSAFAEAKSMLDNEKAEMDLHNKEKQENISHLMKELEMKNAALLRAQLAIEEEHEKAASLLRRADSLDLIEQQQFVMQKELERHKEMLEESSMYQLRLKDQALQMESDFREKLREVCDALDAANSELAEKICDGSEAEFELQVWKSIAERLKVDLEGNHEKRREIELSLLAQVEVEETLKQEKDSLICELEERGRRIDSLQQQIGSLDQELEKMRAETEAVKSKQVNAEAKDKTLEKHQEEFERLEELVRIKLEDVEKTFQYEKGHLLQLVEEKDQKIDNLQQLVQSFERNSDSLNLSFSSQLAQKQAEIDLIHKAWQKIATDEVLKAQELQETKLMIVELENNISDLCQKLELQEKSLSCSKREAQEMKADLEAKQLEVKIFTDQLENKLRATDASLNKLGDEKVKLLDNITKLSSERESLLSFVGDLWGKIGRYSSEDMQLMRMLESIVQTLSGNEMDVDLNGGDELFFNSIKENVSADFSPAVKKFEVIPNERSPFRELND; encoded by the coding sequence ATGCTGTATTTACATACAGGTGCTTGTGCAAAGAAAATGGACAGAGTTTATAGAGAGTTAGATGAAGCTAAAGTTGAGAATGAGAAGCTCAAGGCAGAATATCGTATAAAAGCAGAATTATCTGAGAGCTTGAAGAAGGCCCACAATGAGGAACTAGCTAAAATTCAAAGATTGAGTTTGAAAATTGATAAGCAGGCTGAAGAGCTAAATGAGAAGGCAGAGGAGATTTCTTCGTTCAGGCAAATGTGTGAAGAACTTAAATGCAATTTGAATGAAAAAGATGGTATTATCAGATCTCTGAGTTCTGCAAATGAAAAGCTTCGAGTTGACTGTACtcagaaattaaaaaaatcagAACAGGAAAACAAAGAGATGGCAATGGCTTTAGATGAGGCAAATGGCAAAAACATAGATCAAGAACAAAAGATTCGTGCATTTAAGGATGAGATAGAAAGCCTTAAAGAGATTTTGTCAGTTTCGCAGAGGAAGCGTTCAGAAGCAGAGGAAAAAGCCAGGGTTCCAAAAGAACTAAGACAGAGGGATGATATGTTACTGAAATTAGAGCGGGAAAGCAGGAAAGTTGAAGATCAGCTCAAATGGAAAAAAGAGCAGTTCAAGCACTTAGAAGATGCTCATGAAAAGCTTCGAGGGCAGTTCTGCACAAGTAAGAAAGAGTGGGATCTTGAGAAATCCTCATTGCTTGATGATTTATGTTCTCTCCAAACAAGCTTAGATTCTCAAACCAGAATTTCAGAAGATCTCCAGAACCGCCTAAAGATGTGTAACCAAGCTCTAGCTCATGAAGAAAGTCGAAGAAAGCATTTGGAATTTCAACTTTCAGAATACAAAATGCGCTTTGAGAATGTTTTTTCTGAGTGTCAAGAGGCAAAGTTGAAGATGGAAGACCTGACTATTCAGAGAGACAGAGAAATTGCAGCCTTGAGAACTTCACTGGACACAAAAAGGACTCTTTACAAAGAGATGGATTACAAAGCAGGGAAGCTAGAGCAAGAAAATCAGGAGTTGCGTGTTTCTCTTAAAGAATTTCAGGAAGCTAAGATTCACGAAGCAGGAACTTCGTCTTCTCTGGGAAAGTTGAGAGGCAAGCTCAAAAATTTGGAGCAGATGCACAGAAGCTGTTCGGCAAATctcagagcaaaagaagaagaatggAGATCTCAAATGGAAAGGTTGATAATGGACCTGAATGACTGTAGGTCTGAGCTAGAGGGCAAAGATATGGCCATCAAGGAGCTCAAGTTGGAGTTGGAAGGTTGCCATTCTTCAATTATGCAGTTGAAGTTGCTGAATGAGGAGAACTCTGTAATGTTATTGGTGTTGAAATCTGCATTTGCTGAGGCCAAGTCAATGCTTGATAATGAAAAGGCTGAAATGGATTTGCACAACAAAGAGAAGCAAGAAAATATTTCTCATCTAATGAAGGAGTTGGAGATGAAGAACGCTGCCCTTCTGAGAGCCCAGTTGGCTATTGAAGAAGAACATGAGAAAGCAGCATCATTATTGAGGAGGGCTGATTCGTTGGATCTTATTGAGCAGCAACAGTTTGTCATGCAGAAAGAGCTTGAGAGGCATAAGGAAATGCTTGAGGAATCATCCATGTACCAACTTCGCTTAAAAGATCAAGCCTTGCAGATGGAGAGTGATTTTAGAGAGAAGCTAAGAGAAGTTTGTGATGCCTTAGATGCAGCAAATTCTGAATTAGCTGAAAAGATCTGTGATGGAAGTGAAGCTGAATTTGAGTTGCAGGTATGGAAATCTATTGCAGAACGTTTAAAAGTTGACCTTGAAGGAAACCATGAAAAGCGTAGAGAAATTGAACTTTCTCTTCTTGCACAAGTTGAGGTTGAGGAAACTCTCAAGCAAGAGAAAGATAGTCTTATCTGTGAGTTAGAAGAAAGGGGAAGAAGAATAGATAGTCTTCAGCAACAGATTGGATCATTAGATCAAGAACTAGAAAAAATGAGGGCAGAAACTGAGGCTGTTAAGTCCAAGCAAGTGAACGCAGAAGCAAAGGACAAGACCTTGGAGAAACACCAGGAAGAATTTGAGAGGCTGGAAGAGTTGGTCAGGATAAAACTTGAAGATGTGGAGAAGACCTTTCAGTACGAGAAAGGACATCTTCTCCAACTTGTAGAAGAGAAAGATCAGAAAATAGATAATCTTCAGCAGCTAGTGCAGTCATTTGAACGAAATTCCGACAGTTTGAATCTCTCTTTTTCTTCACAACTTGCACAGAAGCAGGCAGAGATTGATTTGATTCACAAAGCTTGGCAAAAGATTGCAACTGATGAGGTTCTGAAGGCTCAGGAACTTCAAGAGACAAAACTGATGATTGTAGAACTTGAGAACAATATCAGCGATTTATGTCAGAAACTTGAATTGCAGGAGAAATCCTTATCTTGTTCGAAACGGGAAGCACAGGAGATGAAAGCTGATTTGGAAGCAAAACAGTTGGAAGTAAAGATATTCACAGATCAGCTCGAGAACAAGCTGAGAGCTACAGATGCCTCCCTGAACAAACTTGGGGATGAAAAAGTAAAGTTACTAGACAACATCACAAAGCTATCATCTGAAAGGGAGAGCTTGTTGAGTTTTGTTGGAGACCTGTGGGGCAAGATTGGCAGGTATTCTAGTGAAGATATGCAACTGATGAGGATGTTGGAAAGCATAGTGCAGACTTTGAGTGGTAATGAGATGGATGTGGACTTGAATGGGGGGGATGAACTCTTCTTCAACTCCATTAAAGAGAATGTTAGTGCTGACTTTTCTCCAGCAGTGAAGAAATTTGAAGTCATTCCCAATGAAAGATCACCATTTAGAGAGCTCAATGACTAG